The following is a genomic window from Patagioenas fasciata isolate bPatFas1 chromosome 1, bPatFas1.hap1, whole genome shotgun sequence.
atttatttttttataggtCTGAAAGCAGGAATTTAACAGGTCATAAGTCTCCTTCACAACAGTGAATCTCTTGATATTCTAAATATTCGGAACTTGGCTTCACTGGGGTTTCCATTATTGAATTTCCACTAACCTGTTTGCAGcgcattttctgtttctgtagaaGCCTTAGTGAATATATTAAGTCTCCTTCCTACTTTGAGACTTCtataaacaaagaagaaaaattatattAAGTATTTCACAACACTTCACAACACTGCCAGATAACAAATTTAAAAGCACAAAATATTCTCATGAACTAACAGaactctgggggaaaaaaaagagtgggaCTCTCACTAAATCCTCAGACTTTTAACTGTTTGTCTGTAATAGAGCTTCTCAAAACATTTCCATGTGAAAGAATGAGCATAAATCAAACATCATATTTGCGGTCACTTTTTACTGAAATATTTGGGAATCTGAACAAAGCTAAACAGTATCAAATCACAGTACTCAAGCAATTTTACAAAGTTGTAACCAAAAAGTGAACCTGGTGATTcgtgtttttttccctgtaaaaaatattgcacaATTCAGGAAGAGAAAAGGCAACAGCTAAATCAAACAATTCCTGCTTTATGACATAAATAGGCTTTTTGGAAGATTACACAGCCACCTTCTCTGCCATATGGCAAACACTCAGAGTATATCTGCATGGTATATTTTAAACAGCATCACCCTGATGCTCTCTTTTTTGAATATAAGAATATTTCACTCTGACCATCTATTTTAAACCATATTTATCTTTAAGCATGAGCCTGTACTGTgagttttttttaatccaagagTCGAACAAGTaatcaaaataaattttcttataaacggaaaaaaggaaaaccaatgcCTTTACTGTAGAAGACACCGAACTTTAGAACAAATCATTATTTTAAGCATACAATCTTCCAGGTTTCATCTGAAACTCTAATAGTTCCTACTTCATGTTATTACATATTCACTGTTACCCTGGCAATACTTGCCCTTCCTGACCTCAAAATTTCACCTCACTGGATTCACTACAGATTTCTGATGGCCACAAACTACTTCTGCAAACCCGCTCTTGCAATATTGCATTTTATTGATGTAACTACCCTGAATCTATTTCAGCACTGAGCAATTTAATTACAGAGCCTTAAAAGAATGTTGATGTAGGATTATATTTTCCTGTCTGTGTGTAACTCCCCATAACACTGGCCAAAGATACAAGCATCACTtggaagaaaatttattttaaaatgacaacTTCAAATTACAATAAAACAACATTGCCATTTAAACTTAGATATTCTTCCTAACCCACATTATCAACGTGTAAGTATACCCGTTAGATTTTCAGGGATGCAGGAACTAATGTAGGACTGAAACTGGAGACAGTTTGCTCATTACCAGGATTTTAGAAACTATTTCAAGATACTGTTCCTGAAGTGATATACCAAGTCCAGTTTCATCACACGAAGAGAGTAAGACAGCTTCTCAGATATCATACATTTaataaatgctctcaaacataagTGAAATTGACTTTATTTTGCAGTAAGTTAGTAAATTAAAAGTTTAGCAAAGATATAAAATAATATACACTGTACAAACAGGTAATAGCTCAGGTTTTCAGTTTCTACTTCTAGATAATATTATTTCTATTCTTTCAAACTTTGAAAAACTTTTAATCCAACGTCTTAAACAAAGTAATTTCTCACAGTCAGGAACCACAGCCTAATAACAAAATTACTTTCATGTGACTACCAACTCTGATAATTATCCCCAGATTAAAAATATCTATGGAGTTATTCAGCAACTGATAATGAAGTCAGTTCCCTTGTTCCTCAAACTGGCAGCTTATAGCTGAATTAAAATATCAGGACAGAAATATCTAAGTCAGGAAGGCTTGGTCTAGAACCTTGTTCCACTTCTTCCTTTCAACTTCTAATACAAGAAGCCCCTCTTGTGCTTTCTGTAAGCTTCACATTAGGAAAAGACAGCACTGCTTGCTGCCTTGTAACATCAGAGAGGCCCCAGACCCGAACCTCCCCAACACACCTTAACAGCGTGGTAGTTCAAGAACAAGGAATTCACTCAGAAATATTTCAGCAAGGAAGCTAAATCTTCCAATGACTGGCTATAGCCACTTCTTTTAGGTTTCTGTATGATCTACAGGCTCAACTCATGCATTTCAATTTGTTCCTTGTGGGACGTCACCACTCTCTGTTCACAATAAACTGAAATAGATGTCTGGGCCAAAGAAGGCAGAATATTGTACATTTACTCACCCAtaaatttatgttttgttttgcttttccttagtTATCCAAATTCTGTCTTCAGCATTACCTATCTAAACACAAATGACTCCCTCAACTTCCAGCCCCTAACCTCAAGGAAAGGTGATTAATCTGCAGAGTGATTGAAGTTTGTGATTGGCAAGTAAGGAATTGTGTTCTGGACCCAGCCCAGCAGTCTCTGCTTAGGGGTCTGCTTCTCTGCATCATCATCACCTTCATCCTCCCCCTGGCTTGGAAATGGACTAGTGGAGGATAAGGGTCCATATCAGGCCAAGGATCAACTTGAAGTTTCCATCAGCTATGGCTTAACTATCGATGGAGACCAGTTTGGTGCTCTCTCACTCCAGGAACTCTGCCAAACCATAAGAGCACTCCTTAATTCATTGATAGACTGGCCACATAAACCAGCACCAAGATAATTTTAAGGGATACCATGAAATCATCATGTAAGTTATAAAGCTCATTTCATAGACAATTACAATGTCACGGGCAATAGAGAAATCATAGAATGACTTATCAGTTGCAACAAGGtggtaaaaaaaatttaaaaaacccctaACTTTAAAACCTCTTTAAAACCCCAACAGAACTGACAAAGCTTCTTCAAATATGCAACATTTAGGGAAGTTTTCCACTGGATGAAAGTAAGCCTTGAAAGTCTCCATTTcccaagaaaataatttatatgaAACAGTATTACgcataaatgaaaataattttaaactagttaaaacaaacacaattacatttccacaaatatttttaattatctacaatttaatattttaaaagcgCAAATTACTTGATTGGCTGGTTATCATTAACAAATCTGTTCTCACAGAAGTTTACTGCAATGCTAAGAGCACTTTTCTTGAAAAATGCTTAAGTTATTCCTTTAAGCTCTTCAGTATCATGGTGGCATGAATATGTACGACTAGACTGAAAATATTATCCGTTAGTCATTTTTTGCACAATCCTTCTTTTAGAAGGGAACGCAATAAAAATACCTTCTGGAGTCGGAAGACTGACGTGAGGGTCTTTCAGACTTGATTCTTTGCCCATCCTCATCGAAATCCATGGAAATACGATTGGATATCCTCACACCTCGCTGAGCTGGAGACTCCCTTTTAACTGCCATTTCTGAAATAATGTTGCTGAAATTAAAAACACAAACGTAAAACCTCAAGAAATCGACAAAGCAAGGAAGTTTGTCACGTTTCATAAGCCTCTGTAAGACAAAATTATAGATTTCTCACAAAATACACCCATTTTTAAGTTAACAAATATTAAAGTCTTACTTTATAAACCACTTCAGTTCTTACATTCTATATAGGTTAAATTAAAAGTGCTATTTTAGCCTACAAATGCTTTCTTTGAAATTATTTCGTTTCCAACTAAAAGAAAAATTTCCTGTATCTGCATACCAATATTCAGAGTGTGCTTGGTACATTTTGCTTAAGTAAATGAAGAATTTCTCGGGATACAAGGAATCAGCAGTTTTTTGGACAGGAACCAACACTGCTCAGGGacagagctgtgctgctgcaggtcaAAGGAAGCTCACCTTCACACATCAGCTGACACGGGTCAGTCATGTCAATCATGTCACCCTAATATGTAGGTCACCCTTCCTGATCCACTGCAATCTCTCACATTGCATAATCACATTACAGCATTAACAGACCACGTCATCCTTCATAATTCTGAAGTCAAAATCTTATGTGAAGAGCAAACTCTTTGATCTCTTCCAGCGCCGTGTGTGGCTCATTCTGAACACAAAGGGGAAAACGCAGCGCCTTTCTGCCTCCGCCGATCCATCCCCTGAACTGGTAAGTCTCTTGCTTGGTAAAGACCAAGCTGGTAATTCTTCCTCACACCTATCCTCTCTGCCCAACCACTTCCAATAACACGCAGTCATCCAAAATTGCAGCGCTCAAGTTTTAAGACATAAAtactgtctcaaaaaaaaaaaaaaaagaaaaaaagaaaaaatagggcAAGTCAAAAGCACTGCATATCCATTTTATGAAAATCTGAATGCAATTCAGACTACGTTTTTGGCAGCTCAAGTCAAGAGATTTTACTGACGAGAAAGAAATACTTCTGGAAAATTGTAAAAGCTAATTGCCACAGTAACCCAGTAGGATTTCTCTTCCGTTTTAGATGTGGTTTCAAACAACAGAACCAGAACAGCATAGTTCTTCAAGTACCTACTCTGAAAGAAAGTCATTGGAAAACAAGttctaaataatttcattttaatcgTAAGGAAAAAACAATCTCAGATTACTTGTGTATCTCTCACCAGAAGTTACTCTATGAAGCGCCTAGCGACACTGGCGAGCTGGTGTTGGATCAGAAGCCTGACACACTGGTGAGGGTCAAGGGGACGTAATTCCTAAGGCCAGTCACACACAGCCCAGCACAACCGCTTGACTTGGCTGTGACCTGCAAGCCTGGAGGGTTCCCATGCTACAGGGGATCAGGCTTCCTCAGAGCAGCCCTCCTCACAGctgattttcatttatttgtggTTCTGCACAGTAGGTCTAGATAGACTATGCTACTAAGCTCTCAGAATATGCAATCCATGGTGTCACATTTCTCACTGGGAAGTCCTAATGTCAACCCATCATTGGTATATGAACATTTCTGGCAGCAACATTCATCATCATTAAAAGTGTCTctgcattaattaaaaataaatctacaaagatgtttttaaagcatttttaacaaaACAACATCAGATTACAAAGTCATACTCCAAGCCCAGCGTACTTACAGTGGTCAGATATTACATGATATTACCTCATGTCCCAACATGAGGTTAAAAAAATCCAAGTTCCTACATATTTCTGCCTTCCAGAGATGGGAAGACGTAGAGCTTTTGTAACAAACCTCCTTCCTGATTACGAACCAataattacaatactaaaaacGGAGACCCAAGGAGCTTTGGATATATTTTAGCCTAAGCTCTAAATTACTGTTCATCTTGTTCACCCAAAACAGGAGCTGAAATTTAAACTTGTAGTGCTGCTGATTTTATTCTAGTATAGTGTTGTTGTAATTTCCACTGAGTGAAACTTCATGCCAcactcagaaaaataaattcctgtattattaatattttccccTCCTAGCAAACACACTGTCCTCATGCTGTCTACAAAACAAGCCAATGAGGAGACTGCAGACAAcagtgacctctggaggtcatgcCACAATCCTGGGAAAAAATCAGTGCAAGCCAAAAGATCTGGACAACGTACAATTTATTATATAACGTAAATCTCAATAACAACATCCTCatattttgcagttgagcattaTAAGACTCTACTGCTTGTGAAGTTGTGAATGGTTTTAAATAACAGAGCAATACATATTGCCTTTTAAAATGGGTTAGTATATTAAATGCAAAGTTAAATTGCACATATTCTTTTGTTGTCAAATAAAATTCCACAGAAAATAATCACGTCTGAACAAAAGTAACGGCTTCCTAATATATTAGTGCCTTGTGTGGACTGAGGTATTCTGGAGTATGGAGTCCTGCCCAAGCAAGcctgggggctgctgggctttttaaaaacaaaaccgaaaacaTTTTAAACACTGATTGATCAGAAAGCTGAAAGTACCGCATTTATCTCAGAGCCTGACTGCGAAAGGTTACTACTAACCAAGTTTTCAGTCATGAAAATCAGCAGGAGATGCTGGCCTTTCCTGAAAACTCATCCACTGATAGGAGTTTCAAACTGCTACCTAACTagtaaggaagaaaacagaactttTCAGCAtaaagtggagggaaaaaaaatacaaccaccACATGTATATTCACAGGGGGAAACAAGCTACTTCACAAAGATACCTCAGGGAGTAGAAACTGCCAACTCCAAGCACAGCAAGCCAGTCGCGACATTCCTATCCAACCAAAAAGGCTGGTTTTGGTTGAAGGAAATGCATTTTTCTAACCACAGTGATTTATCCACAAGCCTGTTATAAAATATTGTAATAGCACATCTTAACCTATCCATCAACTATATGGAGTCAATATACAGCTACAAGGACTTCAGCTTTTACATTTCTGAAGAACTTAAACtgtttttcaacagaaaaaaagcctTTGTGCTTAGACTACAACTGCCTTAGACACTTTCTTccacagcagccacagctgggtaAGTGCTTCAGGGAAAGTGCAATGTGTGGTGAGGACAGTGAGCCTTTGACGCCAGCAGGCAGATCAGCCACGTCTAAAGAAGAGCACGTATACCTTAAGGAATAGATGCAGGTGCACATGAGCTTAGCCACTGCACATATTAGCGCAATCAGTATCAGTATGGTCCTCCAACATTCTTAACAGGTACTGATGTAGGTTCTCATTACATTTAAGGTGGCCATCCACAGTCAAGGCCATTATTAAGACATCTGCGTGCCCTGCTCTTCTGAAAATCCCAGTGACAGAGATGGAACAACCTCACTGGTAATTAACAGTTAAGTGAACATATTCTTTATATAAACTAGTCCTTATTTATTCTCCTTAGATTAGGAAGTGTCTCTTAAGCTTTTTGGTAATAttgcacacattaaaaaaaaaaaaaaagggcagaaacaCATCGATTTTACATAAAACAGCCAGACTTCTAACCTCTAGAGCTACCCATTTTGGCTCTAAGAGCCTGTGGAGAGAGAGGTTGTTCTCAAGATCTCCTGTATTCACTCTGAAAGGACATTATGAAAACAGATCATATACACACAGTCTTCGGAGATGCTGGCACATACTACCTACAACCATACTTCCTCCTCAAATAGCACAGACTTCACACATTTTGAGATAATTTCATTCTGCTCTACACAATCACCATCAGCACTCTTGGCAGAGAATCACAAATACAGACGAAAAGGGAAACTTGCCTTgtgtttcccttttcccttcacaaCCACTGAGGAATATGGGTTTTGTTTAACAAAGTTATTCACTGAGCGCTGCATATCCCAGTCTCTTTGCAACCATCTAACTCAACCTATTCACAAGCATCTGTCACATTCTTCCTTAGGTTTCACTCAAAAAGCAGACACCAGCCATGAACATCATTAGCTTGTTGGCTGCTCTGTTTGAAGTACAACAAATATACAAAGCAGATCCTTTACTAATCCCTAGAGCAACTTACAAATAGTAATACATGGGTCAAACTTAAATCGTGGTTTGGGACAAATCCATTTTCACAAAATAGACTAAAACTAAGACAAGCAGGCTGCAGTTCACATCACAAACAGCCATAAACAAAGGTTTCACATTCCTGTTTTGCTGAATATCCAATTTTCTATTTAGTTAAGCATTTCACCTGGGTGCCGTAATGCCTTATTTTCTGAGTAGTTATCTGAATactagctgaaaagaaaaaacaaaaagataattaaaaaccTGTCTTTAACCATCTTCCAAAAAAGCAGTATGCGTAACCGTTTCAATTTCCAAACAAATGTTTCTCATCTGTTTGAAAGCCACACTGGAAACAGAGTTAAGCCAAGAGATGAGTTTCTAAGGTTGACTGGAAAGTTTTGAAAGGAAGGGTGGGGCTATAAATAGAGCTGCTATAGTTCAGTTCTGCAGAGCTGTCATGAAAATTCACTAGTCCAGACAGAGTGTCTGAAAGGTCTACAAACCCATCCATTGTGTGAAAATTTCGgaagcttgggaaaaaaaaaaagttattttgctaGCCTGCCCAATAAAGTAATGATCCTGGACAGGAAAACAATTCAATTTCTGCAAAAACATTTTAGAATGAGGATGGCAAAACTCATGGAGTATGATATAACCAGACCACTGATGTTCCCAATATTCATTAATTCCAAGGATAACCTGTCCAAATGTTTTAGGGCCATCTTTCCAACACAGAACCCAGTCACCTTCAAGATGACATTGCAAAATCAGAATTACCAACATTATTGAGAATAATATTCAATAAACAGACCGTATGTTAATAACTCCCCCCTTTTTCTGTTTATCTGTGGTTTCTTCGTGTCGTCTTAGCTGTGCAAGTAGTTCTGATTCTGTTTGTTGCTTGTTGAGTGGTAGGGAAGACGCGACTGCAGAAACAGCCTTCACCAGTTCTGGATTTAAAGGTTTGCCTCTGTAAGAAACACAAAAGATGCGGAAAtacgaaaaaaaccccaccttaatatatttaaattgacatttctgTACTGCCATTTTATGCCTTAATACCTCAGAAGTTACAGTTACACATTATCGCAAACGGGGGTGGCCGGGAGGACAGCAAGGTTTGCCCTGTGTTGCACTAATCAACTGCCAAATGCCACTGAcgagctcttgttctcaaacctgGGACAATGGCAGCCCTCCACCATTGCATAGCATCTCAGATGGGAAGCGTGAAGACCACAGGCAGCAGGGACCTGCGGGGTTATAAACATGAGGTAACACTTTGTGGAGGGGAGCCACTCGCAGGACTGGGGAATCATGATgccattctttattttttttctttttcctcagttttattgtattttatctgAATTGTATTTCCCCCTTCCCATTAAAATAACTTTCCACAGGCAGATTTTAGTGCAACCTTCCAGGAGTCTCAGTGCAGAAAAAGGTAGGAAGCACACAATATCTTTTGTCCAGATTCTCCCCTGTGATTTACTGTACTCTACATCTGTACATCACATGCCCTTACAAGATTCTTTTCTGTACTTTGAAATGGCATTTGATGCTTTATTTTGTTCTAGATAATGAAAAAAGCAatttgaaaaaaggagaaaacaggctAAGAAAAGTTTGTTATACTTTACCGCTTGATGTCTTCTGTAGTCCTCTGAAGCACAGCACCTTCACCATCCATGCCTTCCAGCTTATCTGTAGCTTGATTTTTGACCTCACGGGTTTTTAGCTGTTGGAGTTTCTTCCGGTAGCTCACTTCTACTTTCATGTTACCAATAAGGTTCAACAACTTCTGCTTTGGTGTTTCTGGTGTACCCTCCTGACTCTTTGATGCCACTTCAGTGGTGCTGTCTTCAGAAGCGGTAGATTTAACTTTCTCAGTAGAAAGCACGCTGCTTGTGCTGAAGAGTTTCTGTATTTTCCTAGATGACAGACAAAGTCtagataaataaatagagaaCGGAAGTTGCAAATAGGGTCCAAGGCTGAATTTTGTaagcctacaaaaaaaaaaaaatccagttacaACTGCCTAGGCTTAGTTGAGTGCAAACTGTGTATGTTAAGTGCACATCATGTGTACCTTTTAACTTCTGAGAAGGTCTACAGCACTATTAAAAACTCTTGGTTATTTATGGTTTCTTCATCACAAAAATCAAGTAAACAATTGAATTTCCTCCACAAAAAACTTGTATCTAATCTCTGAACTTAAAACTTTTAAAGTATCTCTGCATTAGGTAGCAGACGGAGAATTTGAATCTACCAGTACCTGATACTTAAAATCAACGGTACTATAGAAAACCCACTGAAACTCTTAAAATGAGGCAGAGATCACTCCTAGCCACCTGAAAAAGGATTGCACACACCCATTTAGCTTCATATCATTTCACACTTTTGGTATTACTATGGATCACATTCCCCTACCCTACAGAGCAGCCAAGCACCTGTACAGCCATATGGGGAAATGGATCCAGCTGCAAGATAACCCagtaacaaacaaaaaagtaattttgattatttttccctCTGGAACAGTGCCTCTACCTAGTTTACCACATCACTGAAAGAAGCTAAAACTGGCATGACGCAGGCAAGAATGCAAATCCAGGGACAGCAAAGAGCTGCTCAGGAGACACCACTGCATTCTCTGGAAAAACTATCATAAAGAACATGATAGATGCTAAAATAAAAGTAGCTGTGAATGTAAAGAtttgcaatatttcattttttcattaatttttttgttaattcAGCCTGTATGCTCCTTAAAACTATTTACCCATTCGGAGACCTTTGCTTTACAGTGTCAGAAAAAGACAGCAAGGCTGTAAACCTTAAACATTTGAAGCCAGTAGTACACTGCAGTTTGCATTACTGTATTTCACCTACCACCAAGCTTGCCTTCTGCTCAGAAGCCTAGCCTTAGAACGCAAACACGGCTACAAAAGAAACCAAGTTGCTTTATACATGCAGCTGTCACAGTATCAGAGCTTGTTCAAATATACTGAGGTGcttcaaaataaatttaaaaaaaaaaaaagcacacatctGACTTTTCATTGAAACCACTTaaaatctttaaataaaaatgaacttCCAAATACTGCTTTTAGACGGTGCTTTGGGCACATCTCTCTGCTGACAAGCAACACAACTCTGCTGATACACATGCTGTGAAATTAAGCTCAGGTGACACACACACGTGGTTTCACACCAagttacagaatgttagggattggaagggacctcaaaagatcatccagtccaatccccctgctggagcaggaacacccagatgaggttacacaggaaggtgtccaggtgggttttgaatgtctgcagagaaggagattccacaacgtccctgcgcagcctgttccagtgctctgttacccttactgagaagaagtttcttctcatatttaagtggaacctcctgtgttccagtttatacccattaccctttgtcctatcattggttgtcactgagaagagcctggctgcatcctcgtgacactcaccctttaagtTTGCACCACTCAAAGATGAGCAGGACCAAGAAGAAATCAAGGGGAGAACCACCCCCCTCTACCGGACTCCGCTCCCCCATGGCCCCAGCCCCGGCAGGACGGGCGGACTAACCCTGCCCCGCCGGCTGCCCGAGCGGGTTCGCACCCCAAGGCACCGGGAACAGGGCAGCTGAACgcagggcggcggcgggcggcaccGAGCGAGCCACGCGCCCCGCCCGCTCGCCCCAGGCGCCACGGTCATGGGGGGAAAGTCGCTAAAACACGAGGCCCCGATTAACGCACAGGCCAGCGCGGCAGCCCGGGACGGGCCAGGTAACCCAATCCACGGCGGGCACGGCCCCACCTGCGGCGAACGGGAGCAGCTTTCCCGGGGAGCCGAGCAAACCCTATCCCTCGTAAGGTCGTGGTGCGGGGCGAGGCGCGGCCGCGGACCCCGGCAAGCCCCCCCCATTACCGGgcgccccctcccccaggtgacgGTACCTGCCGGGCCTCCCCTCCTGCCGCGCCGCCTCCCGGCCGCTCGCTGGCCCAGCGAGGAGCCGCGCTGCGAGGCGACAGGAGCCCGCGGCCGCGCCGCCCCAGCCACAGACGCGGCTCCACATCGTGCAGCACCACGGCCACCCGCGGCGGCCCGGCCCCCGGCGCTGCCGGCCGGGAACGGAAGCTGCGCCGAGCGTTCCGCGCACCAGCGTTCCGCCTGGTCCTCTGCAAACACGCCTCAATCGCGGGCGCCCTCCTACACGTTTTCACTCGGAGCCAGGAGTCGCAGGCAGGCAAAGCAAGCCTTGGGATGGCCCTTGTGAGGCAGCTAATGGTTGGAGACACCCAAAAGCTTCGGGGAAGGTGCAGCTCTCGACACTGAGCAAACGCGGATACATGCAAGAGACCGCAAAGTGCTTCATCGATTTTATGATGGAAAGAATAATGATGTTTATTAAGTGTGTGTGTCTCATCAGATATTTCCCATTATTTCTGTCACTGAATACTTATTAAATTGCCTCTGTGTTAGGGACACCTATCCTGCCCCAGCAGGATGATGGCTCACCCATGGCAGTTTCCCGAGTATGTATTTCTTGATATTTAACAAATAAATTTGATAGATTCAACACGTTCAAGTTCCCAAAAGAGACTTTTTTTAGACTCTTGTTAGCAGTACAGGCGAGGACAAACCAAACAGGCAGCAGCATCCAGAATGGTGCTGCTATGGTTTCTGAAGACCAGTCACCTCTCCAAAGGGCGGACAATCTTGTATTTCAGAGTGTTAAGTTGCTTTAAGAAATTTAAAAGTAGATTCCTTTACAGCCAGCTAATTCAAGGGTCTCTCACCTCTCTGTAAAGCTTGTGGTACTGAAAACATTAAATATAAAACATCTGGCCACAGGTTTCAGTCTGTATGGCACTTTTGGCACATGGCTGGTTCCACAGCGGTGTTTTGGCACCCAGCTCCTGTTCACTCCTCACTTTCATGCGGTCTTCAGAGGGAGCTCAGGTGCCCAAGGAGTGCTTGTGTTTTCCTTCCAGCTGGGTGGTGGACATCAACCACAGCTCAGAGGTATCATATAAGCAGCATGaactggcaagggaagggaaaaggcagaaaatcaTCTTTTTCTGGACAAAATCTATCCACAACTAGAGACTAACTGGGCTTACAAATACCAAAGGGATGAAATCTCGTGCTTTTCCAGTCTCTACTCCAGGATATGCTCATGATGGCATTGGGGTGTCCAGCCCAGGGACAGATACATACAGTGGATCGGCCTTTAGCTGTTGCTGGGGAAAATGGCTTCCTGCTGTGAGCACAAATACTAAAGAGAACCCTGATCTAGCTGAAAAGAatcagaggaacttcagatgTACCAGAAACGGAAGAAAAATATTGGGTCTGGCTCAAATCAGTCTGAAACCGAACTGAAAACAAAAGTCCAATGAACTGGAACTGCTGCTGTTGGCCAGTTTCCTCAAACTCTGCCTGACTTTTGGCAATATTAACATGTCCATGTGTTTTTTGTCCTccaaggttttttttcctgttgcatgCAATTGCAGTTTCCAAGTGACCGTTTTTTACCATTTTTCAACCCCCTCGTATGTCCCCTACACAGATCTTTCAGGCTGGGTAACTTCACTAACAACTTTTATTCCTAAAAATCCACTCCTCTGCATCACAGCCCTCCTTCCCTGTGAGCTGCTGCCTGGTCATATCATGTCCTGCCTGAGGCAATGTAACAAGAACAATCCTCAGAGTTTGGTTGATATTCAGCAACTAACTCTCCATAACTCCATTGCATGCCTGAACTATTAGTCATTAGGAAAATGGATAGAAGTCTTAGAAAAATGTCCAAGAAACATACCAGTTTCAGCTCTGCACGTTGGTCTTTTAGGTTCCTGT
Proteins encoded in this region:
- the MRPS31 gene encoding small ribosomal subunit protein mS31 isoform X2 gives rise to the protein MWSRVCGWGGAAAGSCRLAARLLAGPASGREAARQEGRPGRLCLSSRKIQKLFSTSSVLSTEKVKSTASEDSTTEVASKSQEGTPETPKQKLLNLIGNMKVEVSYRKKLQQLKTREVKNQATDKLEGMDGEGAVLQRTTEDIKRGKPLNPELVKAVSAVASSLPLNKQQTESELLAQLRRHEETTDKQKKGGVINIRNIISEMAVKRESPAQRGVRISNRISMDFDEDGQRIKSERPSRQSSDSRRSLKVGRRLNIFTKASTETENALQTVSSPTIWDLEFAKEVAAVTAQPPRNGFEEMIEWTKEGILWEYPIDNEAGMEDDAEFHEHIFLEKHLEDFPKQGPIRHFMELVICGLSKNPYLSVKQKIEHIEWFQKYFEEKKEYLQEI
- the MRPS31 gene encoding small ribosomal subunit protein mS31 isoform X1, producing MWSRVCGWGGAAAGSCRLAARLLAGPASGREAARQEGRPGRLTKFSLGPYLQLPFSIYLSRLCLSSRKIQKLFSTSSVLSTEKVKSTASEDSTTEVASKSQEGTPETPKQKLLNLIGNMKVEVSYRKKLQQLKTREVKNQATDKLEGMDGEGAVLQRTTEDIKRGKPLNPELVKAVSAVASSLPLNKQQTESELLAQLRRHEETTDKQKKGGVINIRNIISEMAVKRESPAQRGVRISNRISMDFDEDGQRIKSERPSRQSSDSRRSLKVGRRLNIFTKASTETENALQTVSSPTIWDLEFAKEVAAVTAQPPRNGFEEMIEWTKEGILWEYPIDNEAGMEDDAEFHEHIFLEKHLEDFPKQGPIRHFMELVICGLSKNPYLSVKQKIEHIEWFQKYFEEKKEYLQEI
- the MRPS31 gene encoding small ribosomal subunit protein mS31 isoform X3, which translates into the protein MWSRVCGWGGAAAGSCRLAARLLAGPASGREAARQEGRPGRKIQKLFSTSSVLSTEKVKSTASEDSTTEVASKSQEGTPETPKQKLLNLIGNMKVEVSYRKKLQQLKTREVKNQATDKLEGMDGEGAVLQRTTEDIKRGKPLNPELVKAVSAVASSLPLNKQQTESELLAQLRRHEETTDKQKKGGVINIRNIISEMAVKRESPAQRGVRISNRISMDFDEDGQRIKSERPSRQSSDSRRSLKVGRRLNIFTKASTETENALQTVSSPTIWDLEFAKEVAAVTAQPPRNGFEEMIEWTKEGILWEYPIDNEAGMEDDAEFHEHIFLEKHLEDFPKQGPIRHFMELVICGLSKNPYLSVKQKIEHIEWFQKYFEEKKEYLQEI